A segment of the Halostagnicola larsenii XH-48 genome:
CTGCCGGCTCGTCTTCGCTCGTTTTCCAGACGGCCTGGCGCATGCTGATCGACCGCGCCGAACTCTCCGCGGGCGAACGCGTCCTCGTTTTGGGCGCAAGCGGCGGCGTCGGCCACGCTGCCCTCCAGATCGCAGACTATGCCGGCGCGGAGATCTACGCGACCGGGAGCAGCGAGCAGAAACTCGAGTACGCACGCGAGCACGGGGCGGATCACGTCTGTAACTACGAGGAGGAAGACTTCGCCGATTGGATCCTCGAGGAAACCGACGGTCGCGGCGTCGACGTCGTCGTCGAACACGTCGGCGAACCGACCTGGCGCGACTCGATCAAGAGCCTGGCAAAAGGCGGTCGGCTGGTAACCTGCGGGGGCACTGCAGGCGGTGCCCCGGAAACGGATATCCAGCGCATTTTCTGGAATCAATTGAACATACTGGGCTCGACGATGGCGACACCCGGCGAAGTCGACGACGTGATGGAACTCGTCTGGGACGGCACCTTCGAGCCGGCGATTCGAGACGTGCTCCCGATGAGCGAGGCCGCTCGAGCCCACGAAATGCTACAGAATCGGGAAGGCTTTGGCAAAGTGGTCGTCAAACCGGACAGCGAGATGGACTGACGGCCAGCCTGGGGAATGTCGGAATTCGATGACCTATTTCAGCCCGGACTTCAGTCACGAACTCTCT
Coding sequences within it:
- a CDS encoding zinc-binding dehydrogenase, with amino-acid sequence MDAVKVTEHGGTEELEYGSVPDPDPAPDEVLVDIKAGALNHLDVWVRRGLPGLDLELPHVTGSDGAGVVERVGEDVTQYEVGDRVALSAGVSCGECEFCRDGEASLCETFHIIGEHVPGVHSEYAAIPAENLIPVPDHVDWETAGSSSLVFQTAWRMLIDRAELSAGERVLVLGASGGVGHAALQIADYAGAEIYATGSSEQKLEYAREHGADHVCNYEEEDFADWILEETDGRGVDVVVEHVGEPTWRDSIKSLAKGGRLVTCGGTAGGAPETDIQRIFWNQLNILGSTMATPGEVDDVMELVWDGTFEPAIRDVLPMSEAARAHEMLQNREGFGKVVVKPDSEMD